Proteins found in one Streptococcus mitis genomic segment:
- a CDS encoding helix-turn-helix domain-containing protein, whose translation MNILAEKFRVKRKELGLSQQTLAEGICEQSQISKIERGHFIPSADLLFKLSQRLEVPLDYFFNEQIEVKSNLSHFKQLSARLLDDRNYDDLEYIYRIEIERSTFLTLEDRTYLEWIKAIIDFYQYDSKCEAISSLENILLKVSSNTLIYLKALNTLSNFYSLVGLEQEYEANYSHLMELYQTKNFEHQEFLFGYIRVRYNYAHYLVSKEKYNEAIQEALETIELCKQRQTSYQLAPLLILVGNAGAKFLDKEQVKNYYIEARELCKIYNNPLMLMKIENYLKELDTV comes from the coding sequence ATGAATATACTCGCTGAGAAATTCAGAGTAAAGAGAAAAGAGTTAGGTCTCTCCCAACAAACTCTTGCAGAAGGAATTTGTGAACAAAGTCAGATTAGTAAAATTGAAAGAGGTCATTTTATTCCCTCCGCAGACTTGTTATTCAAACTCTCTCAACGACTTGAAGTCCCTTTGGATTACTTTTTCAATGAACAAATCGAAGTTAAGTCTAACCTCTCTCACTTCAAGCAATTATCTGCTCGCTTATTAGATGATAGGAATTATGACGATTTGGAATATATTTATAGAATAGAGATTGAACGAAGTACTTTTCTAACACTAGAAGACCGAACTTACCTTGAGTGGATTAAAGCTATTATTGACTTCTATCAATATGACAGTAAGTGTGAGGCTATTTCTTCATTGGAAAATATATTATTAAAAGTCTCCTCAAATACTCTGATTTATTTAAAGGCATTGAATACTCTATCTAATTTCTATTCCTTAGTGGGTCTCGAACAAGAATATGAGGCAAACTACTCTCATTTGATGGAGTTATATCAGACAAAAAATTTTGAGCACCAAGAGTTTTTATTTGGCTACATCAGAGTTCGTTACAACTACGCTCACTACCTAGTATCAAAGGAAAAATATAACGAAGCCATCCAAGAAGCTCTTGAGACGATTGAACTCTGTAAACAAAGACAGACAAGCTACCAACTGGCTCCCCTACTTATTCTTGTAGGAAATGCTGGAGCCAAATTTCTAGACAAAGAACAAGTCAAAAATTATTATATAGAAGCAAGAGAGTTATGTAAGATTTATAACAATCCTTTAATGTTGATGAAGATAGAAAATTATTTGAAGGAATTAGATACTGTTTAG
- a CDS encoding ATP-grasp domain-containing protein, producing the protein MNYLVISPYYPQNFQQFTIELANKGITVLGIGQEPYEQLDEPLRNSLTEYFRVDNLENIDEVKRAVAFLFYKHGPIDRIESHNEYWLELDASLREQFNVFGAKPEDLKKTKFKSEMKKLFKKAGVPVVPGAVIKTEADVDQAVNEIGLPMIAKPDNGVGAAATFKLETEDDVNHFKQEWDHSTVYFFEKFVTSSEICTFDGLVDKDGKIVFSTTFDYAYTPLDLMIYKMDNSYYVLKDMDPKLRKYGEAIVKEFGMKERFFHIEFFREGDDYIAIEYNNRPAGGFTIDVYNFAHSLDLYRGYAAIVAGEEFPASDFEPQYCLATSRRANAHYVYSEEDLLAKYSQQFKVKKIMPAAFAELQGDYLYMLTTPSRQEMEQMIADFGQRQE; encoded by the coding sequence ATGAATTACCTTGTTATTTCTCCCTACTATCCGCAAAACTTTCAACAGTTTACCATTGAACTAGCTAATAAAGGCATCACAGTCTTGGGAATTGGTCAAGAACCATACGAGCAATTGGATGAACCTTTACGCAATAGCCTGACCGAGTATTTCCGTGTGGATAATCTTGAAAATATAGATGAAGTCAAACGTGCAGTTGCTTTTCTCTTTTATAAACATGGCCCAATTGATCGTATCGAGTCTCATAATGAATACTGGCTTGAGTTAGATGCAAGTCTTCGTGAACAATTCAATGTTTTTGGTGCCAAACCAGAGGATCTAAAAAAGACGAAATTTAAGTCTGAAATGAAGAAACTCTTCAAGAAAGCAGGTGTCCCCGTGGTACCTGGAGCTGTTATCAAGACGGAAGCAGATGTGGATCAAGCTGTGAATGAAATCGGCCTGCCAATGATTGCTAAACCTGATAATGGAGTGGGAGCAGCCGCAACCTTTAAACTTGAGACAGAAGACGATGTCAATCACTTCAAGCAAGAATGGGACCATTCGACTGTTTATTTCTTTGAGAAATTTGTCACCTCTAGCGAAATTTGCACCTTTGATGGGCTCGTAGACAAGGATGGAAAGATTGTCTTCTCAACAACCTTTGACTATGCCTATACACCGCTGGATCTCATGATTTATAAGATGGACAATTCCTACTATGTTCTTAAGGATATGGATCCCAAATTACGTAAATATGGTGAGGCAATTGTCAAAGAATTTGGTATGAAAGAACGTTTCTTCCATATTGAGTTCTTCCGTGAAGGGGATGATTATATTGCCATCGAGTACAATAATCGCCCTGCAGGTGGTTTCACTATCGATGTTTATAATTTTGCTCATTCCTTGGACCTCTATCGTGGATATGCAGCCATTGTCGCAGGAGAAGAGTTCCCAGCGTCAGACTTTGAACCTCAATATTGTTTAGCTACATCCCGTCGTGCAAATGCTCACTATGTCTATTCTGAGGAGGACTTGCTTGCCAAATACAGCCAGCAGTTCAAGGTTAAAAAAATCATGCCAGCAGCCTTTGCGGAACTTCAAGGAGATTACCTGTATATGCTGACAACTCCGAGCAGACAAGAAATGGAGCAGATGATTGCTGATTTCGGACAACGTCAAGAATAA
- a CDS encoding esterase family protein, with translation MHIENLSHWSGNLNREMYLNRYGHAGIPVVVFASSGGSHNEYYDFGMIGACASFIEEGRVQFFTLSSVDSESWLATWKNGHDQAEMHRAYERYVIDEAIPFIKHKTGWFDGMMTTGCSMGAYHAVNFFLQHPDVFTKVIALSGVYDARFFVGDYYNDDAIYQNSPVDYIWNQNDGWFIDRYRQAEIVLCTGLGAWEQDGLPSFYKLKEAFDQKQIPAWFAEWGHDVAHDWEWWRKQMPYFLGNLYL, from the coding sequence ATGCATATTGAAAACCTTAGCCACTGGAGTGGCAATCTTAACCGTGAAATGTACCTTAATCGTTATGGACATGCTGGGATTCCAGTTGTGGTCTTTGCTTCATCAGGTGGTAGTCACAACGAATACTATGATTTTGGCATGATTGGTGCCTGTGCTTCCTTTATCGAGGAAGGCCGTGTCCAGTTCTTTACCCTGTCCAGTGTAGATAGTGAGAGCTGGTTGGCCACTTGGAAAAATGGGCACGACCAAGCAGAGATGCACCGTGCCTACGAGCGTTATGTGATTGATGAGGCCATTCCTTTTATCAAGCATAAGACAGGTTGGTTTGATGGTATGATGACGACAGGATGCTCGATGGGCGCCTACCATGCAGTCAACTTTTTCCTCCAACATCCAGATGTTTTTACAAAGGTGATTGCTCTCAGTGGTGTTTACGATGCACGTTTCTTTGTCGGCGATTACTACAATGACGATGCCATTTACCAAAACTCGCCAGTAGATTATATCTGGAACCAGAACGACGGCTGGTTTATTGACCGTTATCGCCAGGCAGAGATTGTGCTGTGTACGGGTCTTGGAGCCTGGGAACAAGACGGTTTACCATCCTTTTACAAGCTAAAAGAAGCCTTTGACCAGAAACAAATTCCAGCCTGGTTTGCTGAATGGGGGCACGATGTCGCCCACGACTGGGAATGGTGGCGCAAACAAATGCCTTATTTCCTTGGAAATCTCTATTTATAA
- a CDS encoding alpha/beta hydrolase, which produces MNQSYFYLKMKEHKLKVPYTGKERRVRVLLPKDYEKDTDRSYPVVYFHDGQNVFYSKESFIGHSWKIIPAIKRNPDISRMIVVAIDNDGMGRMNEYAAWKFQESPIPGQQFGGKGVEYSEFVMEVVKPFIDETYRTKADRQHTAMIGSSLGGNITQFIGLEYQDQIGCLGVFSSANWLHQDAFNRYIERKKLSPEQRIFIYVGTEEADDTDKTLMAGNIKQAYIDSSLRYYHDLIAGGVHLDNLVLKVQSGAIHSEIPWSENLPDCLRFFAEKW; this is translated from the coding sequence ATGAATCAATCCTACTTTTATTTAAAAATGAAAGAACACAAACTCAAGGTTCCTTATACAGGTAAGGAACGCCGTGTACGTGTTCTTTTGCCTAAAGATTATGAGAAAGACACGGATCGTTCCTATCCTGTGGTTTACTTTCATGACGGGCAAAATGTTTTTTATAGCAAGGAGTCCTTCATTGGCCATTCATGGAAGATTATCCCAGCTATTAAGCGTAATCCTGATATCAGTCGCATGATTGTCGTTGCCATTGACAATGATGGTATGGGGCGGATGAATGAGTATGCGGCTTGGAAGTTCCAAGAATCTCCTATCCCAGGACAGCAATTTGGCGGTAAGGGTGTGGAATATTCTGAGTTTGTCATGGAGGTGGTCAAACCTTTTATCGATGAGACCTACCGTACTAAAGCTGACCGCCAGCATACGGCTATGATTGGCTCGTCACTAGGAGGCAATATTACCCAGTTTATCGGTTTGGAATACCAAGACCAAATTGGTTGTCTAGGAGTCTTTTCTTCTGCAAACTGGCTGCACCAAGACGCCTTTAACCGCTATATTGAGCGCAAGAAACTGTCCCCTGAACAGCGTATCTTCATCTATGTAGGAACAGAAGAAGCAGATGATACGGACAAGACCCTGATGGCTGGCAATATCAAGCAAGCCTATATCGATTCGTCTCTTCGGTATTACCATGATTTGATAGCAGGTGGGGTACACTTAGATAATCTTGTTTTGAAAGTTCAGTCTGGTGCCATCCATAGTGAAATCCCTTGGTCGGAAAATTTACCAGACTGTCTCCGTTTTTTTGCAGAAAAATGGTAA
- the thiI gene encoding tRNA uracil 4-sulfurtransferase ThiI — MQYSEIMIRYGELSTKGKNRMRFINKLRNNISDVLSIYPQVKVTADRDRAHAYLNGADYTAVAESLKQVFGIQNFSPVYKVEKSVEVLKSAVQEIMQDIYKEGMTFKISSKRSDHNFALDSRELNQTLGGAVFEAIPNVQAQMKSPDINLQVEIREEAAYLSFETIRGAGGLPVGTSGKGMLMLSGGIDSPVAGYLALKRGVDIEAVHFASPPYTSPGALKKAQDLTRKLTKFGGNIQFIEVPFTEIQEEIKAKAPEAYLMTLTRRFMMRITDRIREVRNGLVIINGESLGQVASQTLESMQAINAVTNTPIIRPVVTMDKLEIIDIAQEIDTFEISIQPFEDCCTIFAPDRPKTNPKIKNAEQYEARMDVEGLVERAVAGIMITEITPQVEKDEVDDLIDNLL, encoded by the coding sequence ATGCAGTATTCAGAAATTATGATTCGCTACGGAGAATTGTCAACCAAGGGCAAAAACCGTATGCGTTTCATCAATAAACTTCGCAATAATATTTCAGACGTTTTGTCTATCTATCCCCAAGTTAAGGTAACGGCAGATCGTGACCGTGCCCATGCTTATCTCAATGGAGCTGATTACACAGCAGTAGCAGAATCGCTCAAACAAGTTTTTGGAATTCAAAACTTTTCCCCTGTTTATAAGGTTGAAAAATCTGTAGAAGTTCTGAAGTCTGCTGTCCAAGAGATTATGCAGGACATCTACAAGGAAGGCATGACCTTTAAAATCTCTAGTAAACGTAGCGACCACAACTTTGCGTTGGATAGTCGTGAACTCAACCAAACCCTTGGAGGAGCTGTTTTCGAAGCCATTCCAAATGTGCAAGCTCAAATGAAAAGTCCTGACATCAATCTTCAGGTGGAAATCCGTGAAGAAGCAGCCTATCTTTCTTTTGAAACTATTCGTGGGGCTGGTGGTTTGCCAGTTGGAACTTCAGGTAAAGGGATGCTCATGTTGTCAGGAGGGATCGACTCACCTGTAGCAGGTTATCTTGCACTTAAACGCGGGGTGGATATTGAGGCCGTTCACTTTGCCAGCCCACCTTACACGAGTCCTGGTGCACTAAAAAAAGCCCAAGATTTGACCCGTAAATTAACCAAGTTTGGGGGAAATATCCAGTTTATCGAAGTTCCTTTTACAGAGATTCAAGAAGAAATCAAGGCTAAAGCGCCAGAAGCTTACTTGATGACTCTAACTCGTCGCTTTATGATGCGGATTACAGATCGTATTCGTGAGGTACGAAATGGTTTAGTTATCATCAATGGGGAAAGCCTAGGTCAAGTAGCTAGCCAGACCTTAGAAAGCATGCAGGCTATCAATGCAGTTACCAACACTCCTATCATCCGTCCAGTTGTGACAATGGATAAGTTGGAAATCATTGACATTGCTCAGGAAATTGACACCTTTGAAATTTCTATCCAGCCTTTTGAAGACTGTTGTACCATTTTTGCGCCAGATCGTCCGAAAACAAATCCTAAGATTAAGAATGCGGAGCAGTATGAAGCTCGCATGGATGTTGAAGGTTTAGTTGAGCGAGCTGTAGCTGGAATCATGATTACTGAGATTACACCGCAGGTTGAAAAAGATGAAGTTGATGACTTGATTGACAATCTGCTCTAA
- a CDS encoding cysteine desulfurase family protein: MIYFDNSATTKPYSEALETYMQVASKILGNPSSLHRLGDQATRILDASRQQIADLIGKKSDEIFFTSGGTEGDNWVIKGVAFEKAQFGKHIIVSNIEHPAVKESALWLKSQGFEVDFAPVDNKGFVDVEALADLIRPDTTLVSIMAVNNEIGSIQPIEAISELLADKPTISFHVDAVQALAKIPTEKYLTERVDFATFSSHKFHGIRGVGFVYIKSGKKITPLLTGGGQERDYRSTTENVAGIAATAKALRLSMEKLDIFRSKTGQMKAVIRQALLDYPDIFVFSDEEDFAPHILTFGIKGVRGEVIVHAFEDYDIFISTTSACSSKAGKPAGTLIAMGVDKDKAQSAVRLSLDLENDMSQVEQFLTKLKLIYNQTRKVR; encoded by the coding sequence ATGATTTACTTTGATAATTCGGCGACGACCAAGCCCTATTCTGAAGCACTTGAAACTTATATGCAGGTCGCTTCAAAAATTTTAGGAAATCCATCTAGCCTCCATCGTTTGGGAGACCAGGCAACACGAATCTTAGATGCTTCTCGTCAGCAAATTGCAGATTTAATCGGTAAGAAAAGTGATGAAATCTTCTTTACCTCTGGAGGAACAGAAGGGGATAACTGGGTCATCAAGGGTGTGGCCTTTGAAAAAGCCCAGTTTGGCAAGCACATCATCGTTTCGAACATTGAACATCCAGCAGTTAAGGAATCAGCCCTCTGGCTGAAAAGTCAAGGTTTTGAAGTGGATTTTGCTCCAGTGGATAACAAAGGATTTGTGGATGTTGAGGCGCTAGCAGATTTGATAAGACCTGATACGACTCTAGTTTCCATCATGGCAGTAAACAATGAAATTGGCTCTATTCAGCCCATTGAGGCTATTTCAGAACTGTTAGCAGACAAGCCAACTATTTCCTTCCACGTTGATGCGGTTCAGGCGCTTGCTAAAATTCCGACTGAAAAGTATCTGACAGAACGAGTGGATTTTGCGACTTTCTCTAGTCACAAGTTCCACGGAATCCGTGGTGTTGGTTTTGTCTATATCAAGTCTGGCAAGAAGATCACGCCTCTTTTAACAGGTGGAGGTCAGGAACGTGATTACCGTTCGACAACTGAAAATGTGGCAGGGATTGCAGCGACAGCCAAGGCTCTCCGTTTATCTATGGAAAAGCTAGATATCTTTAGGAGCAAGACTGGGCAGATGAAGGCAGTGATTCGTCAAGCCCTTCTGGATTATCCAGATATTTTTGTCTTCTCGGATGAGGAAGACTTCGCACCTCATATCCTGACTTTTGGAATCAAGGGTGTTCGTGGTGAAGTCATCGTTCACGCCTTTGAAGACTATGATATTTTCATCTCAACGACCTCTGCTTGTTCGTCCAAGGCTGGGAAACCTGCAGGAACTCTGATTGCCATGGGAGTGGATAAAGATAAGGCTCAGTCAGCTGTGCGTCTAAGCCTAGACCTTGAAAATGATATGAGTCAGGTCGAGCAGTTTTTGACCAAGTTAAAATTAATTTACAACCAAACTAGAAAAGTAAGATAG
- a CDS encoding DUF6556 family protein: MSNYRRTSKPKTEHIKKGFTVFQKTVATIGSILGLITASITIMNALDNNKNTKKEPTTTQTTTIVKEIQKESPQENTSPNKENNTTQEKTQQEETPKSNVKEEKKEEQKASTQESTTPAPSKPTTKNEKQSNTPTSENKTNQ; this comes from the coding sequence ATGTCTAATTATCGTAGAACTTCAAAACCAAAAACAGAACACATCAAAAAAGGCTTTACAGTCTTTCAAAAAACCGTTGCTACTATCGGTAGTATTCTTGGCTTGATTACCGCTAGTATCACTATCATGAACGCCTTGGATAATAACAAAAATACTAAAAAAGAACCTACGACAACCCAGACGACAACAATTGTCAAAGAAATTCAAAAGGAATCCCCTCAGGAAAACACTAGTCCCAATAAGGAAAATAACACTACCCAAGAAAAAACACAGCAAGAGGAAACACCAAAATCTAACGTCAAGGAAGAGAAAAAAGAAGAGCAGAAAGCATCAACTCAGGAATCTACTACTCCTGCTCCAAGTAAGCCTACTACTAAAAATGAAAAACAGTCCAATACCCCAACTTCGGAAAATAAAACTAATCAATAA
- a CDS encoding DNA translocase FtsK: MANKNTSKTRRRPSKAELERKEAIQRMLISLGIALLLIFAAFKLGAAGITLYNLIRLLVGSLAYLAIFGLLIYLFFFKWIRKQEGFLSGFFTIFAGLLLIFEAYLVWKYGLDKSVLKGTMAQVVTDLTGFRTTSFAGGGLIGVGLYVPIAFLFSNIGTYFIGSILILVGALLVSPWSVYDIAEFFSRGFAKWREGHERRKEERFVKQEEKARQKAEEEARLEKEEAEKALLDMPPVDMETGEILTEDVVLDVPSVPEEEWVEPEIILPQAELEFAEQEDGSDDEDVQVDFLAKEALEYKLPSLQLFAPDKPKDQSKEKKIVRENIKILEETFASFGIKVTVERAEIGPSVTKYEVKPAVGVRVNRISNLADDLALALAAKDVRIEAPIPGKSLVGIEVPNSEIATVSFRELWEQSQTKAENLLEIPLGKAVNGTARAFDLSKMPHLLVAGSTGSGKSVAVNGIIASILMKARPDQVKFMMVDPKMVELSVYNDIPHLLIPVVTNPRKASKALQKVVDEMENRYELFAKVGVRNIAGFNAKVEEFNAQSEYKQVPLPLIVVIVDELADLMMVASKEVEDAIIRLGQKARAAGIHMILATQRPSVDVISGLIKANVPSRVAFAVSSGTDSRTILDENGAEKLLGRGDMLFKPIDENHPVRLQGSFISDDDVERIVNFIKAQADADYDESFDPGEVSENEGEFSDGESGGDPLFEEAKALVIETQKASASMIQRRLSVGFNRATRLMEELEMAGVIGPAEGTKPRKVLQQ; encoded by the coding sequence ATGGCAAACAAGAATACAAGTAAAACAAGACGGAGACCGTCTAAAGCAGAACTCGAAAGAAAAGAAGCGATTCAACGAATGTTGATTTCTTTGGGAATCGCGCTTTTATTGATTTTCGCAGCCTTCAAATTAGGGGCTGCAGGTATAACCCTTTACAATCTAATTCGCTTGCTGGTGGGTAGCCTAGCTTATCTGGCAATATTCGGCCTATTAATCTATCTCTTCTTTTTCAAGTGGATACGAAAACAGGAAGGCTTCCTATCTGGCTTCTTCACTATATTTGCGGGCTTGCTCCTGATTTTTGAAGCCTACTTGGTTTGGAAATATGGTTTGGACAAGTCCGTTCTAAAAGGAACTATGGCTCAGGTTGTGACTGATTTGACTGGTTTTCGAACGACCAGTTTTGCTGGTGGAGGCTTGATTGGTGTTGGACTCTATGTACCAATCGCCTTTCTCTTTTCAAATATCGGTACTTACTTTATTGGTTCTATCTTGATTTTAGTGGGTGCTCTCCTAGTCAGTCCTTGGTCTGTTTACGATATTGCTGAATTTTTCAGTAGAGGCTTTGCCAAATGGCGGGAAGGGCATGAGCGTCGAAAAGAGGAACGCTTTGTCAAACAGGAAGAAAAAGCTCGTCAAAAGGCTGAGGAAGAGGCTAGATTAGAAAAAGAAGAGGCTGAAAAAGCCTTACTCGATATGCCTCCTGTTGATATGGAAACGGGTGAAATTCTGACAGAAGATGTTGTGCTTGACGTTCCATCTGTTCCAGAAGAAGAGTGGGTAGAACCAGAGATCATCTTGCCTCAAGCTGAACTTGAATTCGCTGAACAGGAAGATGGCTCTGATGATGAAGATGTTCAGGTCGATTTTTTAGCAAAGGAAGCCCTTGAATACAAACTTCCAAGCTTACAACTCTTTGCCCCAGATAAACCAAAAGACCAGTCGAAAGAGAAGAAAATCGTTCGTGAAAACATCAAAATCCTAGAAGAAACTTTTGCTAGTTTTGGTATTAAGGTAACGGTTGAACGGGCTGAAATTGGGCCGTCAGTGACCAAGTATGAAGTCAAGCCAGCAGTCGGTGTACGGGTTAACCGCATTTCCAATCTAGCAGATGACCTCGCTCTAGCCTTGGCAGCCAAGGATGTCCGGATTGAGGCTCCAATACCTGGTAAATCCTTAGTCGGGATTGAGGTTCCTAACTCTGAGATTGCGACGGTATCCTTCCGCGAACTATGGGAACAATCTCAAACGAAAGCAGAAAATCTCTTAGAAATTCCTCTAGGAAAGGCAGTTAATGGCACCGCAAGAGCTTTTGACCTTTCCAAGATGCCCCACTTGCTAGTTGCAGGTTCAACGGGTTCAGGGAAGTCAGTAGCTGTTAACGGCATTATCGCTAGCATCCTCATGAAGGCGAGACCTGACCAAGTTAAATTTATGATGGTCGATCCCAAGATGGTTGAGTTGTCTGTTTACAATGATATTCCCCACCTCTTGATTCCAGTCGTGACCAATCCACGTAAGGCCAGCAAGGCTTTGCAAAAGGTCGTGGATGAAATGGAAAATCGTTATGAACTCTTTGCCAAGGTGGGAGTTCGGAATATTGCAGGTTTTAATGCCAAGGTAGAAGAGTTTAATGCTCAGTCTGAGTACAAGCAGGTTCCGCTACCACTCATTGTTGTAATTGTGGATGAGTTGGCTGACCTTATGATGGTAGCCAGCAAGGAAGTGGAAGATGCTATCATTCGTCTCGGACAGAAGGCGCGTGCTGCAGGTATCCACATGATTCTTGCAACCCAGCGTCCATCCGTTGACGTCATTTCTGGTCTGATCAAGGCCAATGTCCCATCTCGTGTCGCTTTCGCAGTTTCATCAGGAACAGACTCCCGTACTATTTTAGATGAAAATGGAGCTGAGAAACTGCTTGGACGTGGAGATATGCTCTTTAAACCAATTGATGAAAATCATCCAGTTCGTCTCCAAGGATCCTTTATCTCGGATGATGATGTTGAACGCATCGTAAACTTTATCAAGGCTCAGGCAGATGCGGACTACGATGAGAGTTTTGATCCAGGTGAGGTTTCTGAAAATGAAGGAGAATTTTCAGATGGTGAATCTGGTGGTGACCCGCTCTTTGAAGAAGCCAAGGCTTTGGTAATCGAAACTCAGAAAGCCAGCGCATCTATGATTCAGCGTCGTTTGTCAGTTGGATTTAACCGTGCGACTCGTCTCATGGAAGAGCTTGAGATGGCAGGTGTCATTGGTCCAGCTGAAGGTACCAAACCAAGAAAAGTTTTACAACAATAA
- a CDS encoding PTS fructose transporter subunit IIABC, with translation MKIQDLLRKDVMLLDLQATEKTAVIEEMIKSLTDHGYVTDFETFKEGILAREALTSTGLGDGIAMPHSKNATVKEATVLFAKSNKGVDYESLDGQPTDLFFMIAAPEGANDTHLAALAELSQYLMKDGFADKLRQATSADQVIELFDQASEKTEKPIQAPANETGDFIVAVTACTTGIAHTYMAQEALQKVAAEMGVGIKVETNGASGVGNQLTAEDIRKAKAVIIAADKAVEMDRFDGKPLINRPVADGIRKTEELINLALSGDAEVYRAANGAKSATTSNEKQSLGGAFYKHLMSGVSQMLPFVIGGGIMIALAFLIDGALGVPNENLGNLGSYHELASMFMKIGGAAFGLMLPVFAGYVAYSIAEKPGLVAGFVAGAIAKEGFAFGKIPYAAGGEATSTLAGVSSGFLGALVGGFIAGALVLAIKKYIKVPRSLEGAKSILLLPLLGTILTGFVMLAVNIPMAAINTAMNDFLGGLGGGSAVLLGIVLGGMMAVDMGGPVNKAAYVFGTGTLAATVSSGGSVAMAAVMAGGMVPPLAIFVATLLFKDKFTKEERNSGLTNIIMGLSFITEGAIPFGAADPARAIPSFILGSAVAGGLVGLTGIKLMAPHGGIFVIALTSNALLYLVAVLVGAIVSGVVYGYLRKPQA, from the coding sequence ATGAAAATTCAAGACCTATTGAGAAAAGATGTCATGTTGCTGGATTTGCAGGCAACTGAAAAAACAGCTGTCATTGAAGAGATGATTAAAAGCTTGACAGACCACGGTTATGTGACAGATTTTGAAACATTTAAAGAAGGAATTTTGGCGCGTGAAGCTTTGACTTCTACAGGTTTGGGTGACGGTATCGCAATGCCTCACAGCAAAAACGCTACTGTCAAAGAAGCGACTGTTCTCTTTGCTAAGTCAAACAAGGGTGTTGACTATGAGAGCTTGGATGGGCAACCAACAGACCTCTTCTTCATGATTGCTGCTCCAGAAGGTGCCAATGACACTCACTTGGCAGCCTTGGCAGAATTGTCTCAATACTTGATGAAAGACGGCTTTGCTGACAAACTTCGCCAAGCAACATCAGCTGACCAAGTTATTGAACTTTTTGACCAAGCTTCAGAAAAAACTGAGAAACCTATTCAAGCGCCTGCAAATGAAACTGGTGACTTTATCGTAGCTGTTACAGCTTGTACAACAGGTATTGCCCACACTTACATGGCCCAAGAAGCCCTTCAAAAAGTGGCTGCTGAAATGGGTGTTGGAATTAAGGTCGAAACCAACGGTGCTAGTGGTGTTGGAAACCAACTAACTGCAGAGGATATCCGCAAGGCTAAAGCTGTTATCATCGCAGCAGACAAGGCCGTTGAAATGGATCGTTTCGATGGCAAACCATTGATCAATCGTCCAGTTGCTGACGGTATCCGTAAGACAGAAGAATTGATTAACTTGGCTCTTTCAGGAGATGCTGAAGTTTATCGTGCCGCTAATGGTGCAAAATCTGCAACAACCTCTAACGAAAAACAAAGCCTTGGTGGGGCCTTCTACAAACACTTGATGAGTGGTGTATCGCAAATGTTGCCATTTGTTATCGGTGGTGGTATCATGATTGCCCTTGCCTTCTTGATTGATGGTGCTTTGGGTGTTCCAAATGAAAACCTTGGCAATCTTGGTTCTTACCATGAGTTAGCTTCTATGTTCATGAAAATTGGTGGTGCAGCCTTTGGCTTGATGCTCCCAGTCTTTGCAGGTTATGTTGCCTACTCTATCGCTGAAAAACCAGGTTTGGTAGCAGGTTTCGTGGCTGGTGCTATTGCCAAAGAAGGTTTTGCCTTTGGTAAAATTCCTTATGCCGCAGGTGGTGAAGCAACTTCAACTCTTGCAGGTGTCTCATCTGGTTTCCTAGGTGCCCTTGTGGGTGGATTTATCGCAGGTGCTTTGGTTCTTGCTATCAAGAAATACATTAAAGTGCCTCGTTCACTTGAAGGTGCTAAATCAATCCTTCTCTTGCCACTTCTTGGAACAATCTTGACTGGATTTGTCATGCTAGCTGTTAACATCCCAATGGCAGCAATCAACACTGCTATGAATGACTTTCTAGGCGGTCTTGGAGGAGGTTCAGCTGTCCTTCTTGGTATCGTCCTTGGTGGAATGATGGCTGTTGACATGGGTGGACCAGTTAACAAAGCTGCCTATGTCTTTGGTACAGGTACCCTTGCAGCAACTGTTTCTTCAGGTGGTTCTGTAGCTATGGCAGCAGTTATGGCTGGAGGAATGGTGCCACCGCTTGCAATCTTTGTCGCAACTCTTCTTTTCAAAGATAAATTTACCAAAGAAGAACGCAACTCTGGTTTGACAAACATCATCATGGGCTTGTCATTTATCACTGAGGGAGCGATTCCATTTGGTGCCGCTGACCCAGCTCGTGCAATCCCAAGCTTCATCCTTGGTTCGGCAGTAGCAGGTGGCCTCGTTGGTCTTACTGGTATCAAACTCATGGCGCCACACGGAGGAATCTTCGTTATCGCGCTTACTTCAAATGCTCTTCTTTACCTCGTTGCTGTCTTGGTAGGAGCAATCGTAAGTGGTGTAGTCTATGGTTACCTACGCAAACCTCAAGCATAA